In Lactuca sativa cultivar Salinas chromosome 5, Lsat_Salinas_v11, whole genome shotgun sequence, the DNA window tattaaaacttTAACCCTATCCTTTATCCCCTAAAAATCTCGTATCAAATTAATAGAATAATTCATTTGCAAATTGAACCCGTCAATCTCAACACTTCAGCCATTTGAAGCGGTCAATGTCAACAATTTATAGAGGACCTCTTCTCTCACATTGGTAACAAGCCATCTCATAATATCTATCTTCGTAATCCCTTCAAAGTAAGAAATATACGCACACTCTCTCGAAGAACCCTAACCAGTAACCAAGACAgtataaccaccaccaccacagccGCTTTGCCTCCTTCCGCCTTCAACCAACCACTATCACGACTATCGCCCTTCCTCTCATCCACGACATTAACTTTCATTTGGAACAtaacatttttcttttaaaaaaatatcgTTGAAAGAAGCTATTTGTCCCCGCCGCTGTGCGCGGgtaacggctagtatatatatatatatatatatatatatatatatatatatatatatatatatatatatatatagagagagagagagagagagagagagagaagattgGGTGATGAGTCATTTTAAAATAAGAACTCGTAAGGACaccttaaaaattgaaaaaaaaatctaaaaaacatacaaatcataaaatcgagcaaaGATCTATGTCCGGGAGAAAAAAAatttggatcattaaaattgaatcatggattaTGCAAGATTTGTACCATGGATTGAACCATGGATCAATTTTAatgatacaatttttttttccaatttttttttctccagaacatagatctatgtcggattttatgatttgtatttttttagatttttttaggTGTTTTCACGAGTTCTCACTTTAAAATAAGTCTTcatccgatatatatatatatatatatatatatatatatatatatatatatatatatatatatatatatatatatatatatatatatatatatatatatatatatatgttctatggaaaacaaaaaaccctaaaaatcaaaaaaatgcataaaaaatacttagatattacaaatctttttttttgtaatttatattatgaattttcgctgaattttgttttgaaaaaaaaaatcgactTTTTTTTTCCAacgaattttaaaaaaaaaacctacgattctataaattcaaaaaaagatttgtgaagtctaaatatttttttttatgtatttttatgatttttagggtttttttaaaactttttttttgttttctattctAATAAATTACTTATTTTTTGTTAATATTCATCATGAATAAGTTAAAAGAAACACAGAAAGACCCCTGGAAAATCCtagaaaaacaaaaagaagaTCAAAAATACGGAAATTGAAAAAACGTGTACATGATACGATTTGTTCATTTTTTACAAactaaagggataatgacttaaaagggtaacttATTTCTTGATTTGTACAAATttagtcactgagttttttttctgTTCATATTTTCCCATTGAACTTGTTGAACCGTTTAAAAAATAGTCTTATGACCTGCTATAAGAGGTATAGCCGGTTTCCGGCATATCTGACAACTCCGGAGATGCTCAGTTCATCTTCTCCGGCGAAATATTATTTTTTCGGCTACAAGTGAAAACTCATTTTCTCCCTTTAAGTCATTCTTCATCTACATCTTTTTTTGTAAGTTATTTCTTCAAATATTATTTTGAATCAGATAAACACAAAACCCCCAGATCAGATGAACACAAGAACCCCATATTAGTTGTTTCTTCAAACTCAAGAACACTAGGTCAGATGAACACATACGATCTTCAACACAAACATAAAAGCATACTTAATGTTCTGTGTGTGTTTTCCAGAAACACAAAGACCAAAAATCGAACCCAAGAACAACCTTAAGTCGAGTTGGGGTTTTCAAACCCAGAAATTGATTTCCAAGAACAAAGAAGAAATCGATTTGGTGTGTTTTGAGTTCCTTGAAGATGAACACACTCAAATCGAGCTTGAGAGTTCTTGAACACACTCAAACCCAGAAATCGATTTTCAAGATCTGTACTTAAAAGCCGTCATGAAAACCCTCGAGTTCGTGTTTAAAAAAATCGAaggtatgtgtatgtgtgttcaTCGTGTGTATGTGTATTCATTTTCATATATGTTAGAATTTAAAAACTACTAAATCGATTTCCACATCTGAAAGTGAactcgaaatctagggtttcaggtgattttttttaaaatcgaTTTCTGAAAATAACTTACCTAAAGGGCTGAGTTTGTGAGCATAATCTGGATAGATTTCGACTTTCAGGTGGGTTCTTCATATATAAACTCGAAATCTAGGCTTTTTCTGGTGAGTTTGTTCAAGATGTTCTTCAAATCTTAGTCTAGTTCATTAAGGTTTGTTCATCTTGTTCTTGAGAGCTTCTTCAGATTcaagtttgtgtgtgtgtgtgttagatcAGAAATTGCAACCCTTGTTTTCAGAAATTAAAAAACATTACATTGATTTTTTGTTTTGCTAGATCTGTCATGGATGGACTTATTTTACAAATCTGTATATGTATTAGATAAAAACGAATCTAGAATTTCATGTGTGTGATTTCAGGAAAAAAATGGGTTTTTACTTGTCGCCGGAAAAATAATGTTTCGCCGGAGAAGATGAACAGTGCATCGTTGGAGTTGTCAAAGACGCCGGAAACCGGCTATATCTCTGATACTAGGTCATAAGGATGCTTTTTGAACTGTTCAACAAGTTCAATGGGAaatattgacaaaaaaaaaactcaataaatAAATTTGTACAAATTCAGAAATAAGTTCCCTTAAGTCATTATCCCCAAAATAAAACACCAAAATTTCTGATATAATTGTACATAACTACATGTATAATTTTGCTGAGGTAACTTGAGAATGAATGGTgagatatttattttatttaagccACTTGTAATTTACTCGGCTGTTTCGCCAACATCGGGGAGAAGGAGAATTTACCTTCAAAACAGTGTCACAGactcacatctctctctctctctctctctctctctctctctctctctctctctcgccggAACCCCAACCGAACGATGTCCGACTACGGCCCCTCCGACGGCGGATCAGGCTGTTGCAGGTGTTGTTTCAGCTTCATCCTAACCTTAGGTCTCACCTCCCTCTTCCTGTGGCTGAGCTTACGCACTTCAAATCCAGTTTGCTCCATCCAAGACGTTTACATTCCCGCCCTCaataaaaccctaaattcaaccTCCTATCAATCTATCTACCTCGATCTGAAGCTCGACAACGAGAACAAAGACAAAGGTATTTACTACGACCCGCTCAACATCACTTTACATTATTACATCAACCAATCAAATGGAAATGGAATCCCTATTTCCAACTACGCGCTCAAAGGCTTTTATCAAGGACATCAGAAAAAAGCACGTCGGAAAAACTGGACGGACACACATGGGGTGCCGTGGGATGTAGCCGTGAAGACCGGTGGTGGACCGCCGGTCTTCAGGGTGGATTTGGCGACGGCGGTTAGGTTTAAGATATTGTTTTGGAAAACAAAGAGACATAGACTCATACTTGGGGCTGATTTTGAAGTTAGTGATAGAGGTCAGAAACTGCAAAAGAAAGGTACAAGGTTAAAATCCGGTGCACCGGAGTTGTTTTCCGGTAATTCTCATGTAGCTTCCTCATTGGTTGTTTTTTGTACCTTCCTATTGGTGGACATTTGAATGTAGTctttttgtattattattattttttttatatatatatttttgtatcTTCATTTGCGTTTCCAAAGCACTTATATTGCTATCATGAATCATGATATAATGTCTACAATTATCGGTAAAATGTAAACATTGTTGTTGACTTACAAGGTTGACTACTACAAAAAGGATAAAAGGACCGGTTAAATACCATAAAGGATCTGGTTTGCAACCGAGTTTTTTTTATAGGGCGAGTCTTATAAGTAAAATCTAATAGAGTCTGGTTTTACAACTGGGGCTTATTAAGCAAATACAACCCGGTTTCGTTATATAAACTGGGTCTTTTTCTTGAACCACAAAGCGTTCCATATGACTATATAGTCCGGTTCTCACACATACAATCAGGTTCTATCTTGCAAGTTAGATGTAGATTGTGTCTAATTATATAGTCCAGTTCTATTATATACAACTTGATATTTTCTTTTGATTGgttgtttaatatttttttctaTTAAATATACAATACCAAAATGCTTATTTTTACAATAGTTACATTTGAATTTTTGCACTTAATAAGTAATAACCCAAATAAATAAATCCTTTTATTAATTTCCGATGAATTTGTACATATTTACATCCACTAACACTAAGATACAGTCTTAACAAGATGTTTACATATGTAACCCAATTGAAGGATTTTGACACCAATCTCATTGCCACAACCCATTTCCCATGCTCATCATCAATTTGTTGATGTTGCTCGCTTGAAACACCCCAATATATACAAGCCAATCAAACTTGATATGCACCCAAAGACTCATATGTTTCTTATTGATAAATGTCCATCAAGCCTATCGACACCTACCAAGAGAAAACAAAACATATTTAAGCAAACTCTAAAGGCAAAACGAGCTATTACACATAAACAAAAGATATAAAATATACATAGATTGGAACCCTTAGTCCCTTAGTCTTCATACTTGTCATCTTGTGTTCATGTACATCACTCCCCAATCATCTTATCCAACATAATAACAATAATCACAAAAGAAAAATGAATAGTCAGATTCTTACAATTTTTTGGCAATCATAATCAATGCAATCAACCTTGATCTTCTCATGTTTTTCTGGTTCCTTTTCAAAATTCCATCTACCAACTTTCTGCCCAACTTTTCCTTAATTTTTGCAACAAAATGGTCACCATGAGGTGTATAGCACTCCATGTCCACAACCATTTATGGGGCAGAAAATATAAGTGGATTTTAtatcaatagaaaggaaaaaagaatagagaaaaaaatgaaacactaaacaaacattgGACACTACTTTCTACTGTATATAAAATAGGAGAAGGATGTTATATTGAACAACTAACCAACATACATATTAGAAAAAAATAACTAAACCAATTTTGTACATAAAATACATGTAACACtctaatttttcaaataaaattttcatttttaaaacctcaTAAaacacaatttcacatttttcaaaataacattCATAAGTTGTTCAAAATACAAGACAACAAAATGTTTGACAATAtcctagaatcctcaaaacataatctctagttggtgtgtacaatcatgttggTGCCTTCTCAcgatcctgagaggtacctgaaacacatttcataCAACACTGTAAGTACgcaacttagtgagttccccaaaatatcacgcacaaataattagcctctcatggctatatctcgataaggaccttccggtcatgtgtcttagtgaagcccttccggtctcacaacttGGGTTAGACCCTCCAGTCCGGTATCTCAgagaggaccctccggtctcacaactcggtatggacccttcggtcctaactcaataagacacaaaataatacacaacataaatcacaaagacaaaatgcatgatatcacataactcagtataagcacataagaccatccgatcaacaactcatataagacctgtcacacccccggaccagaacggcgaaaacgttcgagGGCAGGTGACTTCATTTTGTAATATCATACCAAgtgtatataaatgaaacatagacaTCGTCTTCACCATACATATAAGATAACAACATACATGGTTTGCATCATTGTGTTTGTACATAAAAT includes these proteins:
- the LOC111914382 gene encoding protein NDR1, whose protein sequence is MSDYGPSDGGSGCCRCCFSFILTLGLTSLFLWLSLRTSNPVCSIQDVYIPALNKTLNSTSYQSIYLDLKLDNENKDKGIYYDPLNITLHYYINQSNGNGIPISNYALKGFYQGHQKKARRKNWTDTHGVPWDVAVKTGGGPPVFRVDLATAVRFKILFWKTKRHRLILGADFEVSDRGQKLQKKGTRLKSGAPELFSGNSHVASSLVVFCTFLLVDI